CTACAGCCCATGTTTAAAATAAATCGTTTCCAAAGATAAACAaacaaacgaaaaaaaaaagccagcctCAACTCAATCCAAAGCATGATCAAAAGCGTGAAGAACCCCAAAACTCTCCAGAAAAAAACAGATACAGGAAAAAAGATCCAATCTTTATCATATGAACGccaaaaagaagaacaaaaagatAACCCTGAATGTCAAAAACAAGGTGTGAGAACTAAATGCTCTTACTGACCTCAAATgaaactattctctccttcagCGGCCCTTGCCCCCGGTATCTCATTCCTCCAAATCTAATATATTTGAGAGAAGACAGAGAAAGaaagcattaaaaaaattaaatttttaagaCTCTGGCAGCAGAAAGAGGGGGATTTGATGGCCAAAAGATTAATCTGTGGACTGTGGACAATCCAAACAAAGCCCGGATCAGAGACTTAGAGCGACGGGtataaatttcaataaagaaggaAGGATTCAGTAGGATTAGCAAGCATAGGAAGAGCTCAACTATTTAACATTTAATAAGCACAAATTAGGGTCTCACGGTCTCACCTTCCCTGTCAAAATTGAAAATCCAAAGTCTCACGGTCTCACCTTCTCCGTTCTCGTCGTCGGTCGTCCACTCGTCGGCTCGTCCTCGGGCAGCAGCGGCAGCTCCGGCGCCGGAGGCGGAACGGGGGGACTCGCCGGCCGCCGCCTCGCCGAGGAGGTTGTCGGCTTGTCGCCGCGACGCCGCCTCGCCTGTGAGGCTGAGCCTGAGCGACTCTGCGACGGACGACGGTCCTCGCCTCCTCGGGCAGCTCCGGTGCCGGAGGCGGAACGAGGGGAGTCCCGTGAGTCCCGGGGACTCGCCGCCTCGCCGAGGAGGTTGTCGGCTAGTCGCCGCGACGCCGCCTCGCCTGTGACTAAAGGGCGGCGGGCGGGTCTCCGGCGGTGGGAAGCCGGTGGAGGAGGCCTCCGGGATGAACGGGGCTGTCGAAGTACGGCGGCCGTTGGACGTAACTGTGTTCGTGTTCGGATCGGCTGCGGCCTCCGGCGACAAGGTGACGCTGGCCGGGTACTGCCCGGTCTCCGACGAGCTCGAGCCGTGCCGGTGGGAGATCATCACGGCGCTGGGTCCGATGCTCCACAGTTCCGGATGGTCCTCTGATAGATGGGTGCCTCTCGAAAACAAACTCCTCAAAATTCTCTCTATTCTGTAATATAAAAAGAACGCGAAACTTTAAGATCACTGGACGCATCAAGTTGCGGTTTTGGTGATCACGACGAATTGTGCCTCAAGAATATAAAGTTTGTGCCTGAAATTGTTAATGTTTCCTTTTTGCTGATGTGAATTTGATTTTTGGCTTGAGTTCTATTGCAAGTTCTATCAAAACCAATTTCTTTAAAATAGGACATCTAATGCTGTTCAATTTAATATTCCTGATCTGTTTGTAGAACTAAAATAGTACCAATccagaaaaaaaaggaacaaccTTGTTTTACCACCCTTTTCCCCCTTGCTTTTGTATCAAATTTAATGAGAAAAAAACCCTATCAAATAATGTTGTGATGTTCTGTAGAGAAAAGGTTGAACCTAAAATCAGGACGAAGATCCCAACTTGTTGTCACACTATTTGATGGAAAACTTGATCTTATAGACATATATTCtacaaattttatattttgtattttggaAATTTAAAAGAGCACTTGGCACTCGATCTTCAAACGAAGGGTGCCTGGGGATCTTGTTTCTAGCGTGACTGGTTTCCTAGTGGTGAAAATATTCAATAAATGCCAATTGATGTTGCATCAAGCTGGCGTTGCAAAATATGGTAGAAATGGTTGGGCTGGCTAACCATTTGAGGAACAGAGTTTGGCTATACCATTGAAGTGTATTTCCGTTAGTGTAAACTGTGAATATGCTTGAGCAATCTCAAACACTACTGACTTATTTTGTAGCATTCACTGATCATGGAAAATTTGATGATTGAGCAGAATGTTCAGATATGATGGCTTCTTCTGCCCTATTTTATAAGAATTACTCTCTGATATTTACATATTGacaaataattattttagattttattttattttattttgtgtgTTGAAAACGGAAGTATCATATATAACGTATACAGATACaaccaagaaaataaaaaagcagTACATCACGGAGTGGACGGGGCAAGTCCGCCTCCCCCACCTAGAGGTGGTCCCGCGAATGGTTGGCAACAAAAATGGCCACCCAATCTGCCGCCCCGTTGGCCTCTCTAAACACGTGCTTCGCTTGAAGCACCAATCCATCAGAAATCATGGCCCGAATATCTCTCAGCAGCGGGTGGTAATCTCCGACCCCCCCCGGAACCCCGACTGGATCCATCCAATGACCGTCGTAGAGTCGCCCTCCAATAAAACCTCTCCCCCAAGCCAGACACGCCGAACGTAGCACAAACCCTCCCAGGTCATTCGCAGCTCTGTCTCAGGCATGGAGGTATCAAACAAGTGGTAGCCCCCAGCAGCAATCACCCTGAAGTCCGGGCCCCTAATGATAAAGCCCGTGTCACCCCTCCTACCTCCCTCCAGGACACATCCATTGAAATTGACCTTGAAGAAACTCGAGGGTGGGGGcttccaggtgaaaaacactaaGTAAGACACTCCACGAGCAGATGAGGAACCCCAGAtatcccgagctgtcaaaggtctatcTGACCTGATTGTCTGTGAGGCCTCCACCGATAGCAGTCATGCCCTTTCCACTACCACCTTCAGAGAGGGGCAGCTTTCTCCAAATGTCCATGTGTTTCTTGCGAGCCAGATCTGGTAAGCAATATAGGTCGCCCAAACTGCCTCCAGTTTGGACTGCAAGGCTCCAGCCAAACGTCGAAGAATCTGAAGGAAAGACGCCGCATGGGTCCAGAGCGTAGTAGGGAACCCCGCCCACCTCTAGACCCTCCTAGCCCAGTGGCACTAAAAGATAGCGTGGTCCAGAGACTCATCAATCTGACACTCTGGGCACTGCGGGTGGATACCCATGCCCCGCCCATACAACAGAAATCTTGTCAGTAGTCTGCCCCAAGCGACCTTCTAGAGGAATATTGCCACTCTAGGGTGCAAacctgtcacgacccccgccccgttccggcaggccgccgcgacggtcctagggtgcgggtaggcataaggccaccagccaccacgtagaaccctactacttatcaatcatcaataaattctgaaaaattttggcatgatgcatgcacaaaatgatcacctttcctatagtgacctgtcaggattatctcaatacatacaacaacactacctgtcagagtagtaatcacataatctgtcacataatgaacctggacaatatatatcaatacatcatctcaggcatataactcatctgtataaaaatctggttcccattccatccatggtcaaacccatatccacaacaggatctatgactgtaattatacactatatacaatagaaggtttataatacaccaaaatgtataaacctttatctacattatactatactatactatggagcggcacagctagcaggcaatctctaaccctgctcttctctatacaatacctgccctgcaatcaaaaacaccaaactggggagtgagtatataaatactgagtgagtggagtagagagtactatgcacatgagacaagat
This window of the Phoenix dactylifera cultivar Barhee BC4 unplaced genomic scaffold, palm_55x_up_171113_PBpolish2nd_filt_p 001719F, whole genome shotgun sequence genome carries:
- the LOC120109017 gene encoding uncharacterized protein DKFZp434B061-like — translated: MISHRHGSSSSETGQYPASVTLSPEAAADPNTNTVTSNGRRTSTAPFIPEASSTGFPPPETRPPPFSHRRGGVAATSRQPPRRGGESPGLTGLPSFRLRHRSCPRRRGPSSVAESLRLSLTGEAASRRQADNLLGEAAAGESPRSASGAGAAAAARGRADEWTTDDENGEDLEE